One window of Bacillus sp. THAF10 genomic DNA carries:
- the upp gene encoding uracil phosphoribosyltransferase produces the protein MAKVYVFDHPLIQHKLTYIRDKHTGTKEFRELVDEVASLMAFEITRDLPLEEVDVETPVSISKSNVLAGKKLGIVPILRAGLGMVEGMLKLIPAAKVGHVGLYRDPETLQPVEYYVKLPSDVEERDFIVVDPMLATGGSAIEAINSLKKRGAKNIKFMCLIAAPEGVELLKEAHQDVDIYIAALDEKLNEKGYIVPGLGDAGDRLYGTK, from the coding sequence ATGGCAAAAGTGTACGTCTTTGATCATCCATTAATTCAGCATAAGCTTACATACATCCGTGACAAACATACTGGTACAAAAGAGTTTCGTGAGCTAGTAGATGAAGTCGCAAGCCTAATGGCATTCGAGATTACCCGTGACCTCCCACTAGAAGAAGTGGACGTGGAGACACCAGTTTCGATCTCCAAATCAAACGTACTAGCAGGGAAAAAACTTGGAATTGTCCCAATTCTTCGTGCTGGACTTGGCATGGTAGAAGGGATGCTCAAGCTAATCCCAGCTGCAAAGGTTGGACACGTCGGCCTTTACCGTGACCCAGAAACGCTTCAACCGGTTGAATACTACGTAAAATTACCGTCTGATGTGGAAGAAAGAGACTTCATCGTGGTCGACCCAATGCTTGCAACGGGCGGCTCTGCAATCGAAGCCATCAACTCCCTGAAAAAGCGCGGCGCAAAAAACATCAAATTCATGTGCTTAATCGCAGCACCTGAAGGCGTGGAACTGTTAAAAGAAGCACATCAAGATGTGGACATCTACATCGCAGCCCTTGACGAAAAGCTGAACGAAAAAGGCTACATCGTCCCAGGACTAGGCGACGCTGGCGACCGACTTTACGGAACAAAATAA